CGATCTTGTTAATGCTGAAAATGCAGTAACTTTTTTAAAAAATTATCATTTATATTTTACTGTTAAAGAAATAACAACATTAAAAGGATTTTGTAAACTTCGTCGTATTTTAAATATGTTGTCTAATAGTTATATTGATAGTCGAATGCGCCGTTTTCAATCTTTCGGAGATTTTAGTATTATGCCAGGACCTCATTTTGCCTTAGGTTTTTCGAAATATGCAACTTGGACTTCTCCTATTCGAAAATATAGTGATATGATTAATCATCGTCTATTGAAAGCGATTATAAACAAAGAAAAACCAATTAAACCTAGTGAAGACATTAAATTAAAAATTAGTGAACAAAAAAGACGTAATCGTATCTCTGAACGAGACGTATCAGATTGGCTCTATACCATATTATTAAAGAAAAAGAAATACGAAAATAAAAAATTCAAAGCTGAAATTATTGATATTGCTAGAAGTGGAATGAGAGCTAGATTAATAGAAAATGGTGCCAATGTTTTCATTCCAGGAGTTTTCTTGCATCCCATTAGAGAAGAATTAATATTTAATCAAGAAATAGGTAAGGTTTTTATTAATGGAATAGTTCAATATAAAGTATCTGATTACATTGACGTTACTTTATCTGAAATTCGACAAGAGACAAGAAGTATTATTGCTAAGCCTGAAAATTAAATATCAATGAAAATAAAAAAAATATTTTATATGTTAATATGATAAAAAAAAGTATCTTAGATTAGATAAAATATCTTTAATAAATTATCTAAATTCAAAATAAATTAGGAGCATGTCATATGAATATTTCATTTTTTGATTTATCTATATATATAAAATTTTTTATAGGTTTATGTGCTTTGGTTAATCCAATTGGAATGATTCCTATCTTTACAACTATGACAAATAATCAGTCTTTTATAGAAAGAAAAAAGACTAATTTAATAGCTAATTTTTCAGCTTCGCTAATTTTAATTATATCATTATTTTTTGGTAATAATATTCTAAATATTTTTGGTATATCTATTAATTCTTTTCGTATTGCTGGAGGTATACTAATAATTAGTATTGCTTTTTCTATGATTAGTGGTGAATTTATAAATAAAATAAAAAAAGAAAAAGATCAGAAAAAAGAAAAAAAAATAGAGAATATTAGTGTTGTTCCTTTAGCCATGCCTTTAATTGCAGGACCAGGAGCGATTAGTTCGACAATTGTTTGGAGTACTTATTATTCTACTTGGATTAATTTATTTATATGTAGTTTAGTTATTTTTTTATTTTCATTTATATGTTGGTTGTGTTTTCAAGCTGCTCCATGTGTGGTTCAGATCTTAGGAGAAACAGGTATTAATATTATTACTCGTATTATGGGTCTATTACTAATGTCTCTTGGAATAGAATTTATTAGTACTGGTATTAGTGCTATTTTACCTGGA
The sequence above is a segment of the Buchnera aphidicola str. G002 (Myzus persicae) genome. Coding sequences within it:
- a CDS encoding YchE family NAAT transporter, with product MNISFFDLSIYIKFFIGLCALVNPIGMIPIFTTMTNNQSFIERKKTNLIANFSASLILIISLFFGNNILNIFGISINSFRIAGGILIISIAFSMISGEFINKIKKEKDQKKEKKIENISVVPLAMPLIAGPGAISSTIVWSTYYSTWINLFICSLVIFLFSFICWLCFQAAPCVVQILGETGINIITRIMGLLLMSLGIEFISTGISAILPGLLN